The nucleotide window AGTCCTCGAGTTCACGTACCACGAGTCGAAGACCTTGGATTTCACATTCAAACCTGAGAGGGAGGAGAGAAACTCCAAGAGGGCATCTATCTTGGTCTTGAACTTCACCTCCTCACCCCTACGCTTGAGCTCCTCTTCCACCTTTCGGGGTATGTAGGCAATTATGTGGATCACGTAGATCTGGTTGTTCACCAGATCCTTGACGCCAATCACAAGGAGTTGGATCGCGGGTTCGAACCTCTTGTGCGCCCTACAGTAGAAGATCTGCGCCCCGTTTCTGGAGACCGGCATGGCCCTAGCGTAGAGCTTGTGGTCGTGGGTGTCGTCCACTATGAGAAGGACAGGATGATCCCCGACTAACTTCTTCACGACCTCGATTAGTTTGGCTTGAGCTGCCTTGTCCAAGTTATTCAGTACGGTCTCGTAGTCCATCTCGGCCTCTTGAGCTATCTCGGTAGCATTTCTTCCCACAACCGCCCCCAAGAGTAGCCTCTTGGCAACGTCCTTCCTCGTTCCAGTCATGGATAGTATGACCTCGTTAACTGC belongs to Saccharolobus solfataricus and includes:
- a CDS encoding ISNCY-like element ISC1217 family transposase — translated: MTKELTREEYYKALEKAVNEVILSMTGTRKDVAKRLLLGAVVGRNATEIAQEAEMDYETVLNNLDKAAQAKLIEVVKKLVGDHPVLLIVDDTHDHKLYARAMPVSRNGAQIFYCRAHKRFEPAIQLLVIGVKDLVNNQIYVIHIIAYIPRKVEEELKRRGEEVKFKTKIDALLEFLSSLSGLNVKSKVFDSWYVNSRTLQGNTVGELKSSARVVEGGRSVPVSEFPQGEYLVEYLGTPIKLLVIDDYKGYGRRYFFSTDLNDTAEDIITTWENRWDIEVLIRELKALGLEGGSFLTWVRNSGFVALKALSLLVVQYFKYSTGLMLGAKRLARLIKSIYREAGGIKKLFKRRRKP